Below is a window of Congzhengia minquanensis DNA.
TCCCCTGTCACCATCACAAGGTTTGCCGGGTCTAAGTTTACAGCAACGCCTTTTGAGCCGAGTCCGTCTAAAAAAATCTTAAGCGTTTTTGCGGTTTCCGGCCCCGTTTCAATTGCAAAGTGGGAATTTAAACTGTCCGCAAAGCTGGCAAGTTCAAAACATGCCTCCTGCATAATTTGATAGCGCTCTGCATTTTTGTCCTCCGGCACCACGCCAATGTGGGTGGTAACAATGTCACATTCCAGCATCTTTGCAAGCTCCATTATCCGTTTGGATTTTTCAACATTCTCCGCATTTTCTGCGCGGTTACCAAATCCATGGCCTAAATCCCCGCAGATGGCGGAAAACTTTAATCCCCGCGACTTCACAATATTCAGTACCTCCGCGGTTTTTGCAGTTGTCATGTTCTCCGGTGCGAAGTCGCCTTTTGTGCAATACATCTGAAGTCCCTCAGCTCCTAGCTGGCTGGCTTTTGTTACGGCAGTAACAAAGTCCGTCCGAAAAGAATCTACCATAACTCCGATTGGAAAACGATACATAAAATCCCTCCTGTTTTAAAAATGATGTTGCTCTCTTGACAAATTTATTGTATAATGAAATCAGTAAAAAATCAACGAATGATATTGCCCGTGTTTATGACGATATTGCGCAAAGGAGCTTTTATGGAACGAAAAAGTTTTGAATCGCATCTGTTTGGGAGCAAGCAGCTTCCATTTATCTTCCATTTAGACATCCATAAAGAAGACTTAAAAGACGGCCTTGATATGAATTGGCATCCCAGCATAGAGCTGCTTTACTTCACAGAGGGCAGCGGCAAGGTGTTTTGCGGAACGCAGATATTTAACGTCGCCGTCGGAGACCTTTTTATTGTGAATTCCAATATGCCCCACGCCATTGCATCTGAAACGGTTGTTTATTACCACTGTTTAATTGTAGACAACGAGTTCTGCATGGCAAACGACATAGATACCGACAACATCATTTTCAAAACGCCGCTGAAAGAAACCCATGCCGCCGATATGTTTGAGACCGTAGTTCAGGAGTTTCACGCATTTCAACCCTATAAAAATGCCGGAATTAAAGCTGCAGTTTTAAGCCTGCTGGTCTATCTGGCGCGAAACTGCGCCGAAACCATTGCTGTGCCGCAAAGCGCGGTTTCCATGAAGGATGAAAGTATGAAGCTTGCAATTGGGTATATCAAATCACACATCAACGAAAAATTGTCTTTAGATGAAGTTGCAAACGAGGCAGGCTTAAGCAAATATTATTTTTTGCGGGAGTTTAAAAAAATGACAGGCGAAACCCCTGTGTCCTTCATCAACAAAACCAGATGTGAGAATGCAAAAAAAATGCTGAAAACCGGGCGTTATTCCATTAAAGAAGTGTGTGAGAAAAACGGATTTGAAGATTTATCCTACTTCTCCAAGAACTTTAAGCGCTACACGGGGCAAACACCGTCAAAGTATTTAAAAAAGAACACAGCAGATTAATCTGCTGTGTTCTCCTGTAATGTATCCCATTCTGAATAGTAGCTTAACAAAGTTTCATTCATTTCGTCCAGCTTTTGAGAAATTTCAGCACACTTTACATAGTCTGATGCCGTTTCCGGTTTTTCCAGTTCCGCTTTTGCGGCTTCAATGTCATTTTCTAAGACTTCAATGTCCCGCTCTAGCTGTTCTAACTTATTTTTGCGCTTTCGCTGTTCCGACTCTAACTGTTTTCTGCGCAGATAGTCCTCTTTGCCGCTGGTTGTGCTTTTTTCTTTTCCGCCGCTTCCGTCTGCCTTATCTTCCTCTCCGTGCTTTTCTAAATAGTAGCTGTAGTTTCCGGGGAAAGACATCACAACTCCGTTTTCCATCAGCAAAATCCGATTGGCAAGCTTATTAATAAAGTATCGGTCGTGAGAAATTGCAAAAATCGTGCCGTCATATTCTGAAAGCGCGTCCTCCAGCATTTCTCTTGATTGAATATCCAAGTGGTTGGTCGGCTCATCCAGCAATAAAAAATTGGCTTTTTTCAGCATGAGCTTTAGTAACATAAGCCTTGCACGCTCGCCGCCGGAAAGCTCGCTGATGCGCTTAAACACGTCGTCTGCCACAAACAAAAAACCGGCAAGGGCGTTTCTGATTTCCGTATTGGAAAGCGACGGATATGCGTCGCTGATTTCGTCAAAAATTGTTTTAGAGTGGTCCAGCGTTTCCTGCGTCTGGTCGAAATAGCCAATGTCAACATTTGCTCCGATTGAAACACTTCCGCTGTCTGGCTCTAATGCGTTTGTCATAATTTTAAATAACGTGGTTTTTCCGCAGCCATTGGCACCCAATAAAAACGCGCGTTCTTTTCTCCTCAGCAGAAAATTCACATTGCAAAACAACTGCCGCCCGTGAAACCCTTTCGAAAGGTTTACAGCTTCCGCAACATCGTTGCCGCCGGTTTTTGCAATTTGAAACCGCGGCTTAATTCTGTCTAACTCCTCCTGGGGCACAATTAAGTCGGCTTTCAGCCTGTCCACCATTTTTTGCTTGCTCTCGGCGGTTTTAATATTCCGCTCTCTGTTCCAGCGGCGCTGCTGTTCAATGATCCCTTCAATGCGATTAATTTCCCGCATGGTGTTTTCATACCGCCGGGCAATATATTTCTCGTTTTCTTTTTTTTGCTTTTGATACACAGAATAATTCCCGTCATAGCAATTCAGGCGCGCATTTTCAAGTTCAAAAGTTTTATTGGTTACCTTGTCTAAAAAATACCGGTCGTGGGATATCACAATAAATGCGCCCTTGTAGCTTTGCAAAAAGCCCTCCAGCCACTCAACAGACTGAATGTCCAAATGGTTTGTCGGCTCGTCTAACAGCAGCAAATTTGCTTCACTCAGCAAAAGCTTGCAAAGACAAACCCGCGTCTTTTCACCGCCGCTTAAAGCGGAAAAGGGCTTATTAAGGTCTTCCTCCTGAAAACCCATACCAAGGAGCGCAGACTTTGCCAAATTTTTATACGTATACCCGCCCAACGCTTCAAATTGTTCTGTTAAAACGTGGAGCTTTTCGGCATTTTCCTCAGCTTTGCCGATTCCTGCCTCAATTGCGCCGGTTACGTCCAATATCTGTTCTTCCAGTTTTTGCACCCTGGAAAAGATGGTTAACAGCTCGTCACACACGTTTTTATCAGAGTCTGTTCCAATATGCTGTTCTAAATATCCAAACTTTGTTTGCCTGGGAACAAAAATATCTCCGCCGTCAGGGGCGGCTCCATCTAAAATCATATGAAACAGCGTAGTTTTTCCCGTTCCGTTTGCCCCGATTAGCCCCACTTTGTCGTGGTCTTCAACAGAAAACGAAACGTTTTCAAACAAACACCGTTCACCAAAATATTTATTTACTTTCGACAATCCAAGTAAATTCATTTTAAACCTCTATCGTCTCAATTCCCGCAACCGCGCTGGCGACTAATCCTTCAAAATCCAAAAGGCCTTCGGACTTTACAATGTTTTCAAGCTTTGGTTTTGTCAGCGGATGCCGGGGCGTAAAAATCGTGCAGCAGTCCTCATAAGGCAGGACAGACGTTTCAAACGTATCAATCCTGCGGGCAATTTCTACAATTTCCTCTTTGTCCATTCCAATTACAGGTCGAAACACAGGTAAATGCACCGCGTCGTTCGTCACGCAAAGGGCCTCCACAGTCTGGCTCGCCACCTGGCCAATGCTCTCTCCCGTTACCAACGCTTTTGCGTTTACCCTTTGGGCAACCTTTTCAGAAATGGCCATCATAAACCTGCGCATAATCAGGGTTAACTGTTCCGGCGGGCATTTTTCCTTAATTTCGAGCTGTATTTCCGTAAAGGGCACAATATGCACCTTTAGCCCGCCTGTGTAGGCCGCAATAATTTTTGCAAGGGCAAGCACCTTGTCCTTTGCGCGCTGGCTGGTGTATGGATGGGAAAAGAAATGCACGGCCTCTAAGGCCACGCCCCTTTTGGCAACCATAAATCCGGCAACGGGACTGTCAATTCCGCCGGAAAGCAGCAAAACCGCTTTGGAGTTCGAGCCAACAGGCATTCCGCCCAAACCTTTTATGCGGTTGCAGTAGAGATATACATTGGTTTCCCGCACCTCCACCGTGACAAGCTTGTCCGGACGAATTACGTCCACCTTCAGGTTTGGATAGCAGTCGCTTAAAAAGCCACCCAGCTCACGGCAGATATCCGGCGACTTCATGGGATATTTTTTATCTGCCCGCTTTGCCTCCACTTTAAACGTATTCGCGCTTTCCAGTTCTTCTTTTAAGCAATCACGCGCCTCCTGCTTTAACTGTTCAAACTCTTTTGACAATACATAAGCTTTTATGATTGCCACAATGCCAAACACCTTTTTCAGGCGAAAAATGGCCTCGTCCATTTCATTTTCGTTTTTTATATCGGCATAAATCGTCGCCTGCGCGCGCCAAACCTCTGCCTGAATGGGCCCCAGCGCCGCGTAAATGTTTTTAATCAGCATGTCCTCAAAGGTGTGGCGGTTTAAACCTTTTAAGATAATTTCACCGTATTTAATCAAGATTATTTGTTTCAAAAACGTTACCTCCGCGTTGTAAATGTTTCAATTGTATAGAATCAATGTTTTCACAGACATAGAAAACCCGCTCGCTGTCGGTTGTAGCTTTTTTGTTTGTAAACCCGTCGCATTTTTTCTTGACAGAAAACCCGTTTTGCTCTAAAGCACGGCAAATTTCACCGTCTGAATAACAGCGCTCTGTGTGCATCTCGTCAAACCGCTCATAAACATTGCCTTGTTTTACAAAAAAGGTCAAATAAAAATCACAGAGCTTTTCTTCCGCTGAATAGTCATTTTCCCAGGTGTAATAAATGTCTTCGCTGTCAAACGTAAAAATGTTGTCTGATAAAATGTGCTCAAACTTATATTCAGAATTCACGTCAAATAGAAGAAGTCCGCCTGGCTCCAAATAGTTGTTGCAAAGCTTAAAAACTGTGTTCAGCGCGCCGTCCTCCGTTAAATAGTTCAAACTGTCCAAACAGCAGACGATTGCTCCAACCGTGCCATAAAGCTCAAGCTCCTCCATAGGCTGATTTAAAAACAGCACACCGGGATTCTTCTCCCGCGCTTTTATCAGCATTTCTGTGGAACTGTCCGCCCCAATCATTTCATATCCTTTTTGACGCAAAAGGCCGGTCAGCGTACCGGTCCCGCAAGCCAAATCCAGAACAATGCGATTGGCAAGTTTTTGTACTTTTATTTCCCGGTCAATCAGCTCTGCAATTTGGCCGTAGGGCACGTCAAGCATCAATCGGTCATACACACCGGCAAATTTTCCATAAGCGTCCATCTTTAATCGTCC
It encodes the following:
- a CDS encoding sugar phosphate isomerase/epimerase family protein, yielding MYRFPIGVMVDSFRTDFVTAVTKASQLGAEGLQMYCTKGDFAPENMTTAKTAEVLNIVKSRGLKFSAICGDLGHGFGNRAENAENVEKSKRIMELAKMLECDIVTTHIGVVPEDKNAERYQIMQEACFELASFADSLNSHFAIETGPETAKTLKIFLDGLGSKGVAVNLDPANLVMVTGDDPVQAVYTLKDYIVHTHAKDGIKLKESNPEFIYRVVHPIPPEYTEGGFFREVPLGAGTVPFPEYLAALEDIGYEGFLTIERECGDNPARDIKIAVDYLKELTGSDKK
- a CDS encoding AraC family transcriptional regulator, giving the protein MERKSFESHLFGSKQLPFIFHLDIHKEDLKDGLDMNWHPSIELLYFTEGSGKVFCGTQIFNVAVGDLFIVNSNMPHAIASETVVYYHCLIVDNEFCMANDIDTDNIIFKTPLKETHAADMFETVVQEFHAFQPYKNAGIKAAVLSLLVYLARNCAETIAVPQSAVSMKDESMKLAIGYIKSHINEKLSLDEVANEAGLSKYYFLREFKKMTGETPVSFINKTRCENAKKMLKTGRYSIKEVCEKNGFEDLSYFSKNFKRYTGQTPSKYLKKNTAD
- a CDS encoding ABC-F family ATP-binding cassette domain-containing protein, giving the protein MNLLGLSKVNKYFGERCLFENVSFSVEDHDKVGLIGANGTGKTTLFHMILDGAAPDGGDIFVPRQTKFGYLEQHIGTDSDKNVCDELLTIFSRVQKLEEQILDVTGAIEAGIGKAEENAEKLHVLTEQFEALGGYTYKNLAKSALLGMGFQEEDLNKPFSALSGGEKTRVCLCKLLLSEANLLLLDEPTNHLDIQSVEWLEGFLQSYKGAFIVISHDRYFLDKVTNKTFELENARLNCYDGNYSVYQKQKKENEKYIARRYENTMREINRIEGIIEQQRRWNRERNIKTAESKQKMVDRLKADLIVPQEELDRIKPRFQIAKTGGNDVAEAVNLSKGFHGRQLFCNVNFLLRRKERAFLLGANGCGKTTLFKIMTNALEPDSGSVSIGANVDIGYFDQTQETLDHSKTIFDEISDAYPSLSNTEIRNALAGFLFVADDVFKRISELSGGERARLMLLKLMLKKANFLLLDEPTNHLDIQSREMLEDALSEYDGTIFAISHDRYFINKLANRILLMENGVVMSFPGNYSYYLEKHGEEDKADGSGGKEKSTTSGKEDYLRRKQLESEQRKRKNKLEQLERDIEVLENDIEAAKAELEKPETASDYVKCAEISQKLDEMNETLLSYYSEWDTLQENTAD
- the thiI gene encoding tRNA uracil 4-sulfurtransferase ThiI, encoding MKQIILIKYGEIILKGLNRHTFEDMLIKNIYAALGPIQAEVWRAQATIYADIKNENEMDEAIFRLKKVFGIVAIIKAYVLSKEFEQLKQEARDCLKEELESANTFKVEAKRADKKYPMKSPDICRELGGFLSDCYPNLKVDVIRPDKLVTVEVRETNVYLYCNRIKGLGGMPVGSNSKAVLLLSGGIDSPVAGFMVAKRGVALEAVHFFSHPYTSQRAKDKVLALAKIIAAYTGGLKVHIVPFTEIQLEIKEKCPPEQLTLIMRRFMMAISEKVAQRVNAKALVTGESIGQVASQTVEALCVTNDAVHLPVFRPVIGMDKEEIVEIARRIDTFETSVLPYEDCCTIFTPRHPLTKPKLENIVKSEGLLDFEGLVASAVAGIETIEV
- a CDS encoding class I SAM-dependent DNA methyltransferase, with the translated sequence MDAYGKFAGVYDRLMLDVPYGQIAELIDREIKVQKLANRIVLDLACGTGTLTGLLRQKGYEMIGADSSTEMLIKAREKNPGVLFLNQPMEELELYGTVGAIVCCLDSLNYLTEDGALNTVFKLCNNYLEPGGLLLFDVNSEYKFEHILSDNIFTFDSEDIYYTWENDYSAEEKLCDFYLTFFVKQGNVYERFDEMHTERCYSDGEICRALEQNGFSVKKKCDGFTNKKATTDSERVFYVCENIDSIQLKHLQRGGNVFETNNLD